A single window of Larimichthys crocea isolate SSNF chromosome XII, L_crocea_2.0, whole genome shotgun sequence DNA harbors:
- the ubald2 gene encoding UBA-like domain-containing protein 2, which yields MKILLLLLEAAETDREHRAPSTEHRADGSQRTQTRYLCFYFIFYLSQQLRARTDAMSVNMDELRHQVMINQFVLTAGCAADQAKQLLQAAHWQFETALSSFFQEANIPSHHHQMMCTPRNTPATPPNFPDAITMFSKLRASDCSSSAGGNASQVSMACSPPAPSSGFSSFWASSPPSHQPAWLPPSSPTGHHMHHHHYHHHMQQTPMWPPVSQPSGSQQTPVVTALHGQR from the exons atgaaaatattgttgttgctgctggagGCTGCGGAGACGGACAGGGAGCACCGAGCACCGAGCACCGAGCACCGGGCTGACGGCTCACAGAGAACACAAACCcgttatttgtgtttttatttcatattttatttgtcacagcagctgcgTGCGCGGACAGACGCCATGTCGGTGAATATGGACGAGCTCAGACATCAAGTCATGATCAACCAGTTTGTTTTGACGGCGGGCTGCGCCGCAGACCAGGCGAAGCAGCTGCTCCAGGCGGCCCACTGGCAGTTTGAG acgGCCTTAAGCTCCTTCTTCCAGGAGGCCAACATCCccagccaccaccaccagatG ATGTGTACTCCCAGAAACACTCCTGCCACGCCGCCCAACTTCCCGGACGCCATCACCATGTTCTCCAAACTTCGGGCGTCAGATTGCAGCTCCAGTGCCGGCGGCAACGCCTCCCAGGTGTCCATGGCGTGCTCCCCGCCGGCCCCCTCCTCAGGCTTCAGCTCCTTCTGGGCCTCCTCTCCGCCGAGTCACCAGCCCGCCTGGCTGCCACCGTCATCGCCCACCGGCCACCACatgcaccaccaccactaccaccaccacatGCAACAGACTCCCATGTGGCCCCCCGTGTCTCAGCCCAGCGGCTCCCAGCAGACGCCCGTCGTAACGGCGCTCCATGGCCAGAGATGA
- the foxj1a gene encoding forkhead box protein J1-A produces MLSLSCGDPWPEGSVGLEEEVVTAAAQAEERDSINTKNSSSSCCSSINLDDSLTSLQWLQEFSILGANVPQQEHHQPHLFGRQPLGSDAPASPLAGDPASIGMPLTPGKPTAAAYSRMQSLPGIVAHGHCPDEVDYKTNAHIKPPYSYATLICMAMQASKKSKITLSCIYKWITDNFCYYRHADPTWQNSIRHNLSLNKCFIKVPRQKDEPGKGGFWKIDPQYAERLLSGAYKKRRMPPVQINPALQNRLRINLQPQSRALCSPTAGQSGLCINPESQQLLREFEEATGADQNWDPHLAEGTMLGSWPVVRGRSGHKRKLGSRIGSIKAPRRSSSPLLSMDEQKEIGPLKGDFDWDALLDSALSGELSLEGGEPLSPIMKEEDLTVRGTHISPVEAPAGTADIHVLVETQRNNDVSDFDEETFLATAFLESPWPEEEEQARNDFLCSSTVNLDQLFDLGDSLGGDARIDALL; encoded by the exons ATGCTGTCTCTGAGCTGTGGGGACCCCTGGCCTGAAGGCTCGGtggggctggaggaggaggtggtgaccGCCGCTGCTCAGGCTGAGGAGCGGGACAGCATCAACACcaagaacagcagcagcagctgctgcagctccattAACCTGGACGACAGCCTGACCAGCCTGCAGTGGCTGCAGGAGTTCTCCATCCTCGGTGCCAACGTGCCGCAGCAGGAGCACCACCAGCCGCACCTGTTCGGTCGTCAGCCGCTGGGCTCCGATGCTCCGGCCTCCCCTCTGGCCGGGGACCCCGCCTCCATCGGGATGCCTCTGACCCCGGGGAAGCCCACAGCAGCGGCCTACAGCAGGATGCAGTCCCTCCCCGGTATAGTGGCTCACGGCCACTGCCCAGATGAGGTGGACTACAAGACCAACGCGCACATCAAGCCCCCGTACTCGTACGCGACGCTGATCTGCATGGCCATGCAGGCCAGCAAGAAGAGCAAGATCACTCTGTCCTGCATCTACAAGTGGATCACTGACAACTTCTGCTACTACCGACATGCTGATCCCACCTGGCAG AACTCCATCCGACACAACCTGTCCCTCAACAAGTGCTTCATCAAGGTGCCGCGGCAGAAGGACGAGCCCGGGAAAGGAGGTTTTTGGAAGATTGACCCACAGTACGCTGAGCGCCTCCTGAGTGGCGCCTATAAGAAGAGGCGAATGCCACCGGTCCAGATCAACCCGGCTCTGCAGAACAGGCTCAGGATCAACCTTCAGCCCCAGTCCAGAGCCCTCTGCAGCCCCACAGCAGGTCAGAGTGGTCTGTGCATCAACCCAGAGTCCCAGCAACTCCTCCGGGAGTTTGAAGAGGCGACCGGTGCTGACCAGAACTGGGACCCTCACCTGGCGGAGGGGACCATGCTGGGGTCTTGGCCAGTGGTCAGAGGAAGAAGTGGGCACAAGAGGAAACTGGGCTCCAGAATTGGTTCCATCAAAGCCCCCAGGCGCTCCAGCTCCCCACTGCTCTCCATGGACGAACAGAAGGAGATTGGACCTTTGAAAGGGGACTTCGACTGGGACGCCCTACTGGACTCAGCTCTCAGCGGGGAGCTCAGTTTGGAGGGAGGAGAACCTCTGAGCCCCATCATGAAAGAGGAGGACCTGACGGTGCGAGGGACCCACATCTCCCCTGTTGAAGCTCCTGCAGGGACAGCGGACATCCACGTGCTGGTGGAGACCCAAAGGAATAATGACGTGTCAGACTTTGACGAGGAGACCTTCCTCGCCACAGCCTTCCTGGAGAGCCCCtggccagaggaggaggaacaagcCCGCAATGATTTCCTCTGTAGCTCCACCGTCAACCTGGACCAGCTGTTTGACCTCGGAGACTCGTTAGGTGGAGACGCTCGGATTGACGCCCTCCTTTGA
- the amdhd2 gene encoding N-acetylglucosamine-6-phosphate deacetylase: MPSNRSVSDAPITQFINCRILRDHRLQREDLWVRDGRILDPEKLFFDEQGYADKRVDCEGSIIAPGFIDVQINGGYGVDFSQPSEDVGSGLSFVAKKILEHGVTSFCPTLVTSPPPVYHKVLPQVKVHNGGPHGAGVLGFHLEGPFISVEKKGAHPEKFLRTFRSGGLEDLIEAYGSLDNVAMVTLAPELASSQSVVRELSQRGITVSLGHSVANLSQAEDAVQHGASFITHLFNAMLPFHHRDPGIVGLLTSDRVPAGRTVYYGMIADGIHTNPAALRIAHRAHPAGLVLVTDAITAMGLPPGRHTLGQQEIEIQGLHAYVAGTTTLCGSIATMDMCVRHFKQASGCSVEEALEAASLHPAQLLGICNKKGNLDFGSDADLVLLDDELNIKATYISGEEVWGKGA; encoded by the exons atgcCGTCCAACAGGTCGGTGTCTGACGCCCCCATCACTCAGTTCATCAACTGCAGAATCCTGAGAGACCACCGACTGCAGAG agaggatCTGTGGGTGCGTGACGGGAGGATTTTGGATCCAGAGAAGTTGTTTTTTGACGAGCAGGGTTACGCCGACAAACGTGTGGACTGTGAAGGCAGCATCATCGCCCCGGGCTTTATAGACGTTCAGATCaatg GAGGATACGGCGTCGACTTCTCTCAGCCGTCGGAGGACGTCGGTTCTGGACTTTCTTTTGTGGCCAAAAAGATCCTGGAGCACGGCGTGACGTCCTTCTGTCCCACCCTGgtcacatctcctcctcctgtctacCACAAG GTTCTGCCTCAGGTCAAAGTTCACAACGGAGGCCCGCATGGAGCCGGAGTTCTTG GTTTCCATCTGGAGGGTCCGTTCATCAGCGTGGAGAAGAAAGGAGCTCACCCGGAGAAGTTTCTCCGAACCTTCCGGTCCGGAGGCCTCGAGGACCTGATTGAGGCCTACGGCAGCCTGGACAacgttgccatggtgacacTGGCTCCTGAGCTGGCCAGCAGCCAATCGGTGGTGAGGGAGCTCTCCCAGAGAGGCATCACTGTGTCTTTAG GTCACTCTGTGGCCAACCTGTCCCAGGCCGAGGACGCTGTTCAGCACGGAGCCTCCTTCATCACTCACCTCTTCAACGCCATGCTGCCT TTCCACCATCGGGACCCCGGCATAGTGGGTCTGCTGACCAGCGATCGGGTTCCTGCAGGAAGGACGGTGTACTATGGCATGATAGCTGATGGGATCCACACCAACCCTGCAGCCCTACGCATCGCTCACAGAGCTCATCCTGCAG gtTTGGTGTTGGTGACGGATGCCATCACAGCCATGGGTCTTCCTCCAGGTCGTCACACTCTGGGCCAGCAGGAAATTGAGATCCAGGGTCTGCACGCGTACGTGGCAG GCACTACAACTCTCTGTGGCAGCATAGCCACGATGGACATGTGTGTGCGGCACTTTAAACAGGCTTCAG gcTGCAGTGTAGAGGAAGCTCTGGAAGCTGCCTCGCTCCATCCTGCTCAACTTCTGGGGATCTGCAACAAAAAGGGAAACCTGGACTTCGGTTCAGATGCAG ATCTCGTTTTGCTCGATGATGAGCTCAACATCAAAGCCACCTACATTTCAGGAGAGGAGGTTTGGGGGAAAGGAGcgtag
- the LOC104923391 gene encoding calpain-15-like produces the protein MGGSTSSLVEEAEGDAPRGAALPPSPIMGCLRSSQSTSLPRQLPRPGRHRERSFSSGSMPMQRSQWACGCCTFLNAAGAPRCSICEAPRRRPDTRWMWHGTSREDSRWSCPRCTLSNSPDSLTCSLCGYTGLPGRALGSSEDQPRPQRSSSCSGPLRPSSSQQHNKEDKGSLSWDCLRCTLQNTPTSMSCSACGGPRKLSLPQIPDDALLLPEVCDQTGAQPEPAAGALSLSISTRGECSPVEASYPHTSSSVLSLTSLGHNNPVPCSRREVPPPDVCLSQTHNLSPSPSAHLSTQPELQLSRRLSVLKEEMSPLSPAPDASSSFPAGLIHVNRTEEWSCLACTLINKVKAKHCLACHTPQQHSTQLKPASSPKRKESMLVEALRQSDEGEAKELWENIVSFCRENAVTFVDDSFPPGPKSVGFPVDDSVQHRVKKWLRPQEINCCNLRDRAVKWSVFRTPRPSDILQGLLGNCWFLSALAVLAERPELVEKVMVTRSLCAEGAYQVRLCKDGSWTTVLVDDMLPCDENGHLLFSQAQRKQLWVALIEKALAKLHGSYFALQAGRAIEGLSTLTGAPCESLALQVSATNPKEEPIDTDLIWAKMLSSKEAGFLMGASCGGGNMKVDDSEYESLGLRPRHAYSVLDVRDVDGHRLLQLRNPWGRFSWTGPWADNCPNWPPHLKRELCAQRAEDGLFWMDFLDFIRYFDSVDICKIHSDWQEVRVPGVFPRGADVPVTVVSITVLERTAMELALFQQGSRRWDTAESHLLDLCVLLFRVSYDSLGTPALGRLLAHSRRSVRRFVGCDVMLEPGEYAVLCCAFNHWHTAATDGTTSCCRSEVPGYMLAVYSSRLVMVEQVTASNTTIADAIIQLTETKGERHEGREGMTCYYLTHGWAGLIVMVENRHPRHHLHVSCDCSDSFNVVSTRSSLKAIDSIPPLHRQVLVVLSQLEGNAGFSITHRLAHRKAAQASLGNWSPSRATHSPALSPETAGLHQPRPL, from the exons ATGGGAGGTTCCACCTCCTCCCTTGTTGAGGAGGCTGAGGGCGATGCGCCCCGGGGTGCAGCTCTGCCTCCGTCCCCCATCATGGGATGTCTGAGGAGCAGCCAAAGCACCTCGCTCCCCCGGCAGCTTCCCAGACCTGGCAGGCACAGAGAGCGCAG tttcTCTTCAGGTTCGATGCCCATGCAGAGGAGCCAGTGGGCTTGTGGCTGTTGCACTTTCCTTAACGCAGCCGGCGCCCCCCGCTGCTCCATCTGTGAGGCCCCGCGGCGGAGACCCGACACCCGGTGGATGTGGCACGGGACCAGCAGGGAGGACAGCCGGTGGTCCTGCCCTCGCTGTACGCTGTCCAACTCTCCTGACAGTCTGACCTGCTCCCTGTGTGGCTACACCGGGCTGCCGGGCCGAGCCCTGGGCTCATCTGAAGACCAGCCTCGGCCCCAGCGCTCCAGCAGCTGCTCCGGTCCCCTGAGGCCGTCATCGAGTCAGCAGCataacaaagaagacaaaggcAGCCTGAGCTGGGACTGTTTGCGGTGCACTCTGCAGAACACTCCTACCTCCATGTCCTGCTCTGCCTGTGGCGGACCACGCAAACTGTCTCTCCCCCAAATCCCAGACGACGCCTTGCTTCTGCCTGAAGTCTGCGATCAAACAGGAGCACAACCAGAACCTGCAGCCGGGGCGCTCTCCCTCTCCATATCCACCCGAGGAGAATGTTCACCGGTGGAGGCTTCGTATCCTCACACAAGCTCCTCTGTGCTCAGCCTCACGTCTTTAGGTCATAACAATCCTGTCCCCTGCAGCCGCAGAGAGGTGCCCCCTCCAGATGTTTGCCTCAGTCAGACACATAACTTAAGTCCCTCTCCGTCAGCACATCTGTCCACCCAACCCGAGCTCCAGCTCAGCAGACGGCTCAGCGTCCTGAAGGAGGAGATGTCACCGCTGTCACCTGCACCAGACGCCTCGTCCTCATTTCCAGCAGGCCTGATCCACGTTAACAGGACAGAGGAGTGGTCGTGTCTGGCCTGCACGCTCATTAACAAGGTCAAAGCGAAACACTGCCTGGCCTGCCACACTCCTcagcaacacagcacacagctaAAACCAGCCTCGTCCccaaagaggaaggagagcatGCTGGTGGAGGCGCTGCGACAGAGTGATGAAGGAGAGGCCAAGGAGCTGTGGGAGAACATCGTCAGCTTCTGCAGAGAG AACGCCGTGACGTTTGTGGACGACAGCTTCCCTCCTGGTCCAAAGTCTGTGGGCTTCCCGGTGGACGACAGCGTCCAACATCGGGTCAAAAAGTGGCTCCGTCCTCAAGAAATCAACTGCTGCAACCTGAGAGACCGCGCGGTGAAGTGGTCTGTTTTCCGCACGCCTCGCCCATCTGACATCCTGCAGGGACTTCTGGGTAACTGCTG GTTTCTGAGTGCCTTGGCTGTTCTGGCTGAGCGTCCTGAGCTGGTGGAGAAGGTGATGGTGACTCGCTCGCTGTGTGCAGAAGGAGCCTATCAGGTGCGTCTGTGTAAAGACGGCTCCTGGACCACGGTCCTGGTGGACGACATGCTGCCGTGTGACGAGAACGGACACCTCCTCTTCTCACAG GCCCAGAGGAAGCAGCTCTGGGTGGCTCTGATAGAAAAAGCACTGGCCAAGCTCCATGGCTCCTACTTTGCTCTGCAGGCAGGTCGAGCTATCGAAGGCCTGTCCACGCTGACCGGGGCCCCCTGCGAGTCGCTCGCCCTCCAGGTCAGCGCCACCAACCCCAAAGAGGAACCCATCGACACGGACCTCATCTGGGCCAAGATGCTGAGCTCCAAAGAAGCAGG TTTCCTGATGGGGGCGTCCTGTGGAGGTGGGAACATGAAGGTGGATGACTCAGAGTACGAGTCCCTGGGTCTACGTCCACGACACGCTTACTCCGTCCTCGATGTGAGAGATGTCGACGGTCACAG GTTGCTGCAGCTGAGGAACCCGTGGGGTCGGTTCTCCTGGACTGGGCCGTGGGCGGACAACTGCCCAAACTGGCCTCCACACCTGAAGAGGGAGCTCTGTGCCCAGCGAGCCGAGGACGGCCTGTTCTGGATGGACTTCTTAGATTTCATCAG GTACTTTGACTCAGTGGATATCTGTAAGATTCATTCAGACTGGCAGGAGGTTCGAGTCCCGGGTGTTTTCCCGCGAGGAGCCGACGTCCCGGTGACGGTGGTGTCCATCACGGTGCTGGAGAGAACAGCCATGGAGCTGGCTTTATTCCAGCAGGGCAGCAG GCGGTGGGACACAGCAGAGAGCCACCTgttggatctgtgtgtgttgctgtttcgGGTCTCCTACGACAGCCTGGGTACTCCGGCGTTGGGTCGCCTGCTGGCTCACAGCCGGCGCTCGGTGAGGAGGTTTGTGGGCTGCGACGTCATGCTGGAGCCGGGCGAGTACGCCGTGCTCTGCTGTGCCTTTAACCACTGGCACACGGCAGCCACAGACGGGACAA cgagctgctgcaggtcagaggtGCCTGGTTACATGCTGGCAGTCTACAGCTCCAGACTGGTGATGGTGGAGCAGGTAACGGCCTCCAACACCACCATCGCCGACGCCATCATCCAGCTGACGGAGACTAAAGGAGAGAGACACGAG GGTCGAGAGGGGATGACGTGTTACTACCTGACCCACGGCTGGGCGGGGCTCATCGTCATGGTGGAGAACAGACACCCACGTCATCACCTCCACGTGTCATGTGACTGCAGCGACAGCTTCAACGTGGTGTCGACGCGCAGCAGCCTCAAAGCCATCGACAGCATCCCGCCTCTGCACAG aCAGGTGCTCGTGGTTTTGTCTCAGCTGGAGGGAAACGCTGGAttctccatcacacacaggcTCGCTCATCGTAAGGCCGCTCAGGCTTCTCTGGGAAACTGGAGTCCCTCGAGGGCGACGCACAGTCCGGCTCTGAGCCCGGAGACCGCGGGTCTGCATCAGCCCCGACCTCTCTGA